From Dehalococcoidia bacterium, a single genomic window includes:
- the flgC gene encoding flagellar basal body rod protein FlgC, producing the protein MSILHALRVSASGLTAQRVRMDVIANNVANAETTRTADGGPYRRELVRFLPRGATPFSLVLDRFRGASGPAYDGVEVTAVFQDDTPPRLVYDPTHPDADAAGYVAYPNVNPVVEMVDLLAATRAYQANVTVLNAAKQMALKALEIGK; encoded by the coding sequence ATGAGCATCCTCCATGCCCTTCGCGTCAGCGCCTCCGGGCTGACGGCCCAGCGAGTGCGCATGGACGTGATTGCAAACAACGTGGCGAACGCCGAAACCACGCGCACTGCCGACGGCGGTCCCTACCGGCGTGAATTGGTGCGCTTTCTCCCCCGCGGCGCGACGCCCTTCAGTCTCGTGCTGGACCGGTTTCGCGGCGCGAGCGGGCCAGCGTATGACGGCGTCGAGGTGACCGCTGTCTTCCAAGACGACACCCCCCCGCGCCTCGTCTATGACCCAACCCACCCTGACGCCGATGCCGCAGGCTATGTCGCCTATCCCAATGTGAACCCAGTCGTCGAAATGGTTGACCTGCTAGCGGCGACCCGGGCCTACCAAGCGAATGTCACTGTCTTGAACGCCGCAAAGCAGATGGCGCTCAAGGCGCTCGAGATCGGGAAGTAG